Below is a window of Gimesia chilikensis DNA.
TGATCCGCTCCATGAGTTATACTCCCAAGGGGCTGTTCAATCATACTGCCGCCATCTATCAGATGCTGACCGGCTATACCACAGATAAGGTTAGTCCTTCCGGACAGCTGGAACCACCAAGTCCTAAAGACTTCCCGAACTTCGGGTCAAACATTATTCGTATCCAGCCACCACAGGTACCCATGCTGCCGTTCGTGATGCTTCCACGACCGCTGCAGGAGAGTAACGTGGTCGGGAAAGCCGGGACAGCCGGTTTCCTGGGACGTGCCTACGATCCGTACTATCTCTATCCGCCGGGAGACGATATGGATATGAACAAGATGGACCGGATCAGCGTCGATGATCTGAAGTTGCGTCCGGATGTCTACACATCCCGGCTGCAGCGTCGTGCCAGTCTGCGGGATACCATCAACCAGGGTATGCCTCAACTGAACAAGGCTGTCGAAGATTACAAGCTGGATAAGTACTATTCACGAGCACTGGATCTGGTCATTTCAGGCCGGGCTCGCGATGCCTTTGCCCTGGATCAGGAGTCCGATGCAGTTCGTGACAAGTACGGTCGGAACACCTTTGGTCAGAGTCTCCTATTAGCCCGTCGTCTGGTAGAAGCCGGGACTCGGGTGGTTGAAGTTGTCTGGCCAAAAGTCGCGAATTCGAACAATCATTCCTGGGACGTCCATACTGGATTGACAAATCGATTGAAGAACCAGTCTGCTCCCATGTTTGACCAGGGACTCGCCAGTCTGATTTCTGACCTGTATGATCGAGGCACTCTGGACGAAACACTGGTTGTGGCAGTGGGTGAATTTGGCCGCAGTCCTCAACGCGGCGTCAGTACTTCAGGGAACTCAAACAGTGACGACGGTCGAGATCACTGGCCCTACTGTTACACATCTCTGATGGCAGGGGCCGGGATGAAACGGGGATATGTTCACGGCGAATCCGATAAGACCGGTTCCAGTCCGCGTAAAGATCCCGTTCATCCACGGGAACTGCTGGCAACGATTTATCATTCGTTCGGAATCAACCCCGAAACCATCGTCTATAATCACCTGAATCAGCCACGCGAACTGGTGAAAGCACAAGCCGTTACCAAACTGATGGGATAAGCGGCTAACATAATTTTATCTAAAATCAGGCCTGTCTCTGTATTTCAGAGGCGGGCCTGTTTTCGTTAGTAGAACGCAATTCTACGCGGCATTTCTGCTGCTGACCCGAACTCAAAATCGTCTGTAGGCCAGGTCACTATCTGAGAAAGATTTTAAAAAGAGAAAAACGGGACAAATTATGCTTGAATTAATGAACTCAATCTGGTGTACAATGATTTAATAACGTCAGGGCTGACTTGGACAGAGTTGCAGGTTTTTGAAAAGCCGTGAAATTGATTCATAAACCGGGAACTCATTCCACCCCACATCGATCCTATTTGATGTTCTGACAGATCGCGCCAATTAAAAACTGATTGACTAACCAGACCGTCAGGCCCATTCTCATTTGCAGGATGGATTATGTTGGATAAAGGTGCGCCCATTATCTGTTTACAGTTCAGAAATGATCGATTCACGCTCATCATCGGCTGGCTGATGCTGCCATCTCTGCTGCTGATTCCCAGAGAGCTTCCCGGGCAAGTCGCTGTCGAAGTTGGCGTGGCCGAGGCTGCAGTGCAGGCCCCCGAGACGTCCCCTCACAAGATTCCGGGTTTCAGTATTTCTGTCGATGAAAAGAAACTGAATCTGCTGGATGACTTTGAACGCTATGTGCGTCATCAAATGTGGGAAAAAGCACTGACGACGATCAAGGATCTGTCTGCTTCTCAATCCAGTTCCGCCCTGCTCCCGACTCAGGATGGTTTTCTGATCGATGCCAATCAGCGGATCTTTCGAGCCCTGACTTCACTACCACCCGAAGGGCGAGAAGCATATCGTCTCTTCTATGACGGTAAGGCCCGCAAGGAGTTTGCTGAGCTCTCGGAAAAACATCCGCTGTATTCCGCCGATGCCGAAAAACGGGCAACCGAGATTTATTACCAGTATTTTCTGACTTCCATCGGTGATGAAGTCGCTGACCTGCTGGGAAATCAGGCTTTTGAACGGGGAGAATTTCTTCAGGCGGCCGAATACTGGCGATCGATTCTCGAGCATCATCCTGATACCAGCCTGCCGGAACTGGATTTGAATGTAAAGCATGCGCTGGCTTTGATCCGGGGTGCTCGAACAGAACGGGCTGCTGCAGCGATCGAGGTGATCGCGCAACAGTTTCCCGGCCAGAAAGTGACTCTGGGAGGCAATGCCTTTGATCCGGTACCTTATTTGAGGTCCTTACTGCCTCAGCAGAACGTATCTTCTGTTGCGTCTTCGAAATCCAATAACCCAAAGTCGGTCTCACAGTCATTCCAGTTACCCGAATCTGATTCTCAACCGCACTGGCAGTTGCATTTTCTGGATCAGAGTGTGGAACAGGCGCTGCAGAATTCTCAATCAGATTATTACGGCCGCAGCAAATCGTATGCAACCTACGTTCCTCCCATAGCCGTTGATCAGCAGCATGCCTATATAAACTACTATGGTGTCTGTTTTGGTCTCGATATGAAAACCGGGAAACTGCTCTGGAGGAACGCTAAGTTCAAGGATCTGGGAAATCATTTCAACAACTATAGTTTTCATCAGTCCAGCCATCTGAATCAGTATCATATTGCCGTGAGTGGAGATTATGTACTCGCTACTCTGATCCCTCAGAAGGAAATGAACCGTTACCGGGCCTGTTATCGGCTGGTTGCCTATCAGAAAAAGACGGGCAAACAGGTCTGGCAAACCAGTGCGAATAACGAAAGCTATATCTGTGAGCCTCTGGTGGTTGGAGAGCAGATTTACACAATCTCTCACCAGCAAAACAGTAAACAACTCAATTTGAGTTGCCTGTCGTTGAAGACGGGAAAGAAGGAGTGGGGGATGCCTCTGGGATCTGTCGTGGCAGGCAGTTCTACAAACGGGATGGAAGACATGCCCTCTCCCGTGCTCAAGTTGAATGGAGAGTCACTGCTGGTTCTTACCAATAACGGGGCACTGTTTGATATTTCCCTGGCTGGCAGGTCTGTCAACTGGGTATTTCGGTATCCCTATCCCGTCAATCAGTCTACATCCAATAATTACTATGCTGCAGCTAATGAGGAAGTACAACTGCATTCCAGAGGGCAGATGTACTGCGACCACAATCTGCTTTATTTCAAAGAAGAGGGAGCCAGCGAGGTTTATGCCCTGGATCTGGCTGCCAAGAAAGTGGTCTGGAAACGCCCCATCAAAGTGGCTGCTCAACTGGTGGGAATTGATGATCAAAATGTCTACCTGCTCTCCGGGGAACTGGAGGCATTGAGTCGCGAAACGAGTCGTCTGAACTGGGCGGTTTCTCTGCCCATCGCGGCAGGAGGCTTGAGTGCCGTCATTGATCCGCAGCACGCATGGATATTTACCAGCCGGGGAGTCTTCGAGATTTCGAAATCAAATGGGGATATTCTTGATATCTATCGCGGGCATGATCTGAGTTCGCTGGGAGGTGCCATCAGCCTGAATCAGGGGTTGATGCTTTGTATTTCCAATCAGGCTGTGACCGCATACCCCTCCACTCCCGCTGGAAAACAGAAGTCAAAAGAAACACCAACATCAGAACCTTAATCAGATGGAATGTAATATGTGTGGTAAGTTACTCCGGTCTCAAAGTCGAAGCTTGTTTTTACTGGCGCTGGCTCTATCCTGCTTTACACAACTCTCAACAGTCGCTGCTGAAGGTGAAAACGGGATTACCGTTGTAGGGACTGGTATTGTTGAACAGAAACCAACGGTCGTCGAAATGACCGGACTGGTCATCGGTCAGGGCCAACTGGCGGGAGACGCTGTTACCAAGTATCACGGAAACCGACGTCGGGCCGAAGATGCATTTAAAAATCTGAAGATACCAGGATTGGTCATTCAGGGGGATGGGATGTCTCTCTACTCGTCCTTAAATGCCAGTCAGATGCAGGCCATGATGCGGGGCATGGCTGTGAATAATACGCAGTCTCAGGAGTTATCGGTCTCAGAAACACTCAAGTTACGTCTAACAGGAGTTGATAAGCTGAGCCCCGACGAACTGCTGGAAATCATCGTTCGGATTGTTGATGCCGGCAAAGATGCGGGAGTGGTGATTGGCAATGATACGACTCCCATGGTTCCGGGAACATATAATGCTTCAAAAGCACGCAATACAATGGTTGCCTTTAAAATTCAAAACGTGGAAGACTTGAAAAACAAAGCTTATGCCAAGGCCCTGGAAGATGCACGATCTCAAGCGGAGGCACTGGCAAAACTGGCAGGCGGTAAGCTCGGGAAGGTTGTGTCCATTAACACGGTGGATCCAAACCAAAAGAGCAGCGACAGTTCCAGCCGGATGCTGGCACAATATCTGGCTGTGCTGGGGATGAGGGTCGGTCAGTCTGAGGAGCAGTCCTCCGCACTGTTAAAAGAGATCCCTGTCTCTGCCGTCGTTCGCGTAACTTATGCTCTCGAATGAATTCTCAATCAAACGGGCGTCAAATGAGTATTTCTGTAATCATCAGGATTGTTGCCGGTGGGCTGTTTCTGCTGTGTAGCTTTACGCAGATCCAGGCGCAGGAAATTCTGCCCCGGCACGTTACTCCTGCAACCGTCAAGTCAATTCAACGGGGGCTTGACTATCTGGCGAAACAGCAGACAACCAGTGGCAGTTTTCAGACAACCCAGGATGGCAGTACCTATCCCGTTTCAATGACTTCGCTGGCGGGAATCGCCTTTCTGGCCAATGGAAATACGTCGACTCGAGGGCCTTACGCCGATCAGGTGCGGAAAGCGACCGAGTATGTACTGGGCCAGGCTCAGCAAAACGGTCTGATCGCAGCCGGCGCGGAAAATGGACGCCCCATGTACGGGCATGGATTCTCGTTGCTGTTTCTCTCCAGCGTATATGGGATGGAGACAGACGCAAAAGTCCGCGCCCGGATTGCCAAAGTGGTCAAGGATGGAATCCAGTTGACCTCTTCGGGACAGAGCCCTTTAGGAGGCTGGATTTATACCCCGGGGGGAGGAGATGAAGGCAGTGTGACCGTGACCCAGATGCAGGGACTCCGGGCTGCGCACAATGCCGGCTTTACCGTACCCAAGGGGACAATTCAGAATGCGGTCCGGTATCTGGAACTCTGTCAGACACCTGAGGGAGGGATTCGCTACTCATATCATTCCGGCAATGATACCCGCCTGCCGATATCCGCTGCTGCAATTACCTGTCTCTATTCCGCCGGGGAATATGAATCACCGCTAGCCGAAGAATGTATGGAATATGTTTACGGACAGTTCAAAAACCGAAAAAGTGGATTTCAGTCGGGACATTATTTTTATTTGAACCTGTATGCCTCGCAGGCGTTTTACCAGGCAGGCGATGATTATTGGGATGCTTACTTCCCGGGGCAGCGCGACAGTCTCATCAAATCACAGGCATCCAACGGCAGCTGGAATGGCGATGGCGTCGGTCCCATTTTTGGAACCAGCGTCGCCTTAATCGTTTTACAACTGCCTTATAAGTTTTTGCCTATTTATCAACGTTAAATGACATGTATTGTGACCAGCAGACTGGCTGGTAGAACAGGGAGTGAATCTTGTCTGAAATGAAAACAGCACCAGATATGGCAGCTTTGGAGAAGCTTAAAGCCGCCCAGGAACGGATTCGCGAACAGATTCGCACGGTCGTCGTTGGTCAGGATGATGTCGTCGAGCAGTTGCTGGTCAGTATTCTTGCAGGGGGACACTGTATTCTGGAAGGAGTCCCGGGCCTGGCGAAGACGTTGCTGGTCTCTACGCTGGCTAAAAGTCTGTCACTGGACTTTGGTCGGATCCAGTTCACTCCCGACCTGATGCCCGCCGATATTACCGGGACCGATGTGATTTACGAAGATCGACAGACTGGAACGCGAGAGTTCCGATTTATTGAAGGGCCGATTTTCACCAATCTGTTGCTGGCAGATGAAATTAACCGGACACCTCCCAAAACACAGGCGGCTCTCCTGCAGGGGATGCAGGAAAAGAACATTTCTGCAGGGACGAAACATTATCAACTCCCCCGCCCGTTTTTTGTGCTTGCAACCCAGAACCCGATTGAACAGGAAGGGACCTACCCCCTTCCCGAGGCTCAGCTGGATCGGTTTCTGATGAAGATTATCGTCCAGTATCCCACGCGCGACGAAGAAAGACAGATTTATAAAACAGTGACTGGAGAAGAACAGTCGGAGCCGGCAGCCACCTTGACAGGAGAAGAAGTGCTGGAGCTCCAGCATCTGGTACGCCGGGTTCCCATCAGCGATTTTCTGGTGGATTACACCATGGACCTGATCCGGGCGACACGCCGCGACAGCGAAGATGCCCCGGAGTTCATTAATCGCTGGGTGCTCTGGGGAGCGGGGCCACGTGGTGGGCAGTCTCTGATTCTGGCAGCCAAGGCCCGGGCTGCTCTGTATGGTCGACCTGAAGTCTCTGTGGAAGATCTGCAGGCGGTTGCCAAGGCCGTTTTGCGCCATCGGATTGTTCTGTCTTACAACGCCGAGTCGGAAGGCCAGACACCGGATACCGTAATTGAAAAACTGATCGCGGAAACTCCATTACACCAGAGCACTGCCGGAAAGGATGGTCAGTTTGAACACATACTTAAATCCTGAGATCGCAGGCAGTCTGGCCGGGATTGGGTTCAAGGCCCGCCAACCGGTTGAGGGTTCAATTGCTGGCCTGCATCGCAGTCCCCTGCACGGTCTGTCTCCGGAATTTGCCGACTACCGCAGCTACACACCCGGTGATGATTTGAAGAACCTGGACTGGAAAGCGTATGCCCGTTCGGACCGGTTTTATATTAAACGTTTCGAAGAAGAGTCGAATTTACGCGCGGTGTTTATTGTCGATTCTTCGGCCTCGATGAAGTACGGCGGACCTGACTTTTCCAAGTATGATTGTGCAGCCACAATCGCCGTATCGCTGTCATCTGTTTTATTGAAACAGCGTGATGCGGTCGGACTGGCGATACTTAATGATCGTGTTCAGGAAGATCTGCGGACAGGAAGCACTGCCTCCCATCTGGCCAAATTCATGGAAGTACTGCAGCGGACCGAACTCCAGGGAGAAACCGACATTGGCCCTGCTGTCGCCCAGGTCGCGGATCAGATTCACCGTCGTGGCATTGTTGTGGTCCTGTCTGACCTGCTGACACCACTGGATCGATTTTACGAGTCGCTGGGCAAGCTGCAGTACGCAGGGCATGAGGTGATTGTGATGCACGTACTGCACCGTGATGAGGTTGAGCTTCCCTTCAAAGATTCTGTGATCTTCAAGGATATCGAGGGCGAAGAAGAGATCTTTGCCGAACCATGGGCTTTTCATAAAGCGTATCAGGCAGCCATGGAAGAGTTTATTCAGGAGACGCGCCAGCGCTGTCAGTTTTGTGGTATCGACTATCTGCAGATATTTACCGACGCCAATTTGAGCAGGGTTTTGAGCAGCTATTTACATAATCGGCAGTTTGCAGGAGCGAAAACACATCGGGGACGAATGGCGTCTCTCGGTGGATCTGCCGGTTCAGATAATCAGATATCAGACTCCCCTGCTCTCGATTCCAGAGCAGGTCAACCATCAGAAAGTGAGTAAACAGTTTCAATGCATTTTCTGGCTCCCTTACTTTTGACGGGAACGGTTCTGGCAACCGCACCGATCATCATTCACCTGCTAAACCGCAGACGGTTTATCCGCGTGGACTGGGCGCCCATGGAATATCTGAAATTGACTCTGAAGACGAATCGTCGGCGCTTACGGCTGGAACAGTGGCTGTTGCTCGCGATTCGAACGCTGGCGGTTCTGGCTCTGTTTCTGGCGGTGGCGCGTCCCATCAGTTCGGGTACGAATCTGGCGGGGTTTCTGGCGGTGGAAGGTCGGGCAAGCCGCGTGATCATTCTGGATGATTCTCTGAGTATGTCTTATCAGACCGGCGAACAGTCTGCCTTCAGCCGGGCACAAAATGCAGTTCGGCAGGTTTTGAACCAGTTGGGACCGCAGGATTCGGTATCAGTGGTACTGGCTTCTCAACCGGAGCAACCACTCGTGCGGATGGCACATCTGACAGAGAAAGAGCGGGACCAGTTAATTGCGCGCATCAATGAGATTAATTCCAGCCAGATGGCCAGTCACTGGATTTCTACCTTAGAGGAAATAGATCGCCAACTGAAAGAAGCCACATTCCCGATTAAAGAAGTGATTATTGTTACCGATCTCTGGTCGGCGGGTTGGACTTCTGAAGTGCGCGATCTTTGTGACCGCTGGTCGGGCGAACAAGTGACGTTGCGATTTGTCGATATCGGAAATGAGCCGACGGGAAACCGCGTACTACGTTCGCTTGAGCAGGACAGCCGGATTGCACTGGTCGATCAGGAAGTTAAATTGACTGCCGTCATCGAGAATTACAGTACAGAACCTCTGAAATCAGGACAGGCGTTGTTAGATGTGGACGGTAATGTTACTCCGGTGACCCTTCCCGAAATTCCAGCAGAAAAAACGGTGAACGTTCCCGTCAGTGTGCGTTTTGATGAACCGGGTCAGCATGTCGTAACTCTATCTATTCCTGCGGATTCCTTGATGGAAGACAACGTTCGCAGCAAACTGATCAATGTTCGTCAGATGGTTGATGTCGTTCTCGTGGACGGCGAGCCGGGGCTGAATCCCTTCGAGAGTGAAACTGATTTTCTGGCGCTGGCTCTGTCAGCCGGAAATTCAAACTGGCAGGTAACACAAACGGAAAGTTCAACCTGGAAGTCACAGTTATTGACAGCCCCGGATCTGATCGTCCTGGCCAATGTGGATCAGCTGTCAAAGGAGCGCGTCGCGGAACTGGAAGAACTGGTCTCTCTGGGAACCGGTTTAATGATTTTTGCCGGTGATCAATGTGACTTGCAACTCTATAACGAACGACTGTTCAAAGGGGGAAATGGACTCCTTCCGGCAAAAATCAATCAGATTCGAGATCTGCAGGCGCAAGGGCTGGTTATCGAACCAATCGCTGATTCTCCGATTGAGTTACTGAAGAACCTGACTCCGGAACTGTTGAGTCGCGTGCGTCCCCATCGATTTGCGGATGTTGTTCTGGAGCAAGGTGACGGACAGCGTCAGGTTAACGTGTTGGCACGCTGGAATGATCCCCAGCAGTCTCCTGCAGTTCTGGAAAAGCGTTTTGGTGAAGGTCGCGTCCTGTTCTGGACCATTTCAGCAGATAAAAGCTGGAGCGACTGGCCAGCAGAGGCGAGTTTTGTTCTGGCAATGCGGGTCGCGGCACAGGAAATCGCGGCAGAAATTCAACGGGGCGAGAATCTGATTGCCGGTGAACCGATCCACCTGGAACTGGAGACGATCACCGCGCCTCAGGCTGGCGAACTGGTCTGGCTGGATCGTGATCTGAAACCCCAGGAAGTCCGTTTTGGTACGGAAGGTGAATCGAAAACAATTCTCAGCTCCGATCCGATTCGTTATTCAGGCGTCGTGGAAGCAACGTGGCAAGACACACAATCTGGCGGGCAGACACAGAAATTTGCCATCAATGCGAATGTGGAAGATTCATTGCAGGAAAGACTGAATGAGCAGGAATTGCAGCAGTATCTGGGGCGCATGCCTTTAAAGCTGATTCGTTATCAGGGAAAAGAAATGGACTTATCGACAGCCGGGACTGAATTATGGCGATATCTGGCAGTCGTCTTACTGGGTTGTCTGATTTCCGAGAGTATGCTGGCGGCCTGGATTGGTCGTCGTCGCTAAAGAAAGAGTTGTGAACTTGAACCGATTTCTGGAAAAACTGTTTGGTATTCAATCCTCGACCTGGGCCGAAGGTGGCCAATGGTCCGCGCAGTGGGTTGGCTTGCCTTCAGGAGATCGAATGCTCTTTCTGATTCTGGGAGTCGTCGTACTGGTAGCTGGCGGATGGTGGTTGTATCAACGGGATGCAAGGCAGATACCCCTGCTCCGCCGCTGTCTGTTGTACTCAATCCGAATCGCTTTGGTGCTGTTGGTGATTGCCATGCTGCTCGAACCAATTCTGGTATTGAGCAAAGAGGAAAAAATTCCTTCGCATCTGCTGGTCCTTTTGGATACATCACAGTCCATGTCGCTGAAGGATGCCTGGCAGGATGAAGAACGGGCTATGGAAGTGGCACGCAGTCTGGGGATGTCGTCAGACGTGGATGCTCTCCGCAGAATGAACCGCCTGCAACTTGCACAGAAAATGGTGACACCATCGTTTCTGAAAGACCTGTCTGCTGACGGAAAACGCACGGTCCACCTGCATGGGTTCAATGATAAGTTCAATCCAGAGGCATTATCAGACTCTGAGGAATGGCACGCCGGTGGAAATGCGACTGCTATCGCCAGTTCTCTTCGCCAGGCACTGCTTTCTTATTCCGGGATGCCTCTCTCGGGGGTTTTACTGATCAGCGATGGACAATCGACGTCTGGAGAACCCCCGGAAGAAGTCTTGCAGATGCTGTCTGATGAAGGAATCCCTCTGGTTGCGGTTGGTATGGGGACAACTGATGGGCCGCGGAATGTCGCGATTACAGAACTCGAAGTCAGCCCGGTGGTGTTTGTGCAGGATGCGAACCAACTGACGGTGCATATTGAATCACGGGGAATGCAGACTCAATCTGCGACCCTGCTGATTGAGCAGCGACGTAATGGTGGGCCCTGGCAGGAATTCATTCGCGAGGATGTCGTGCTTAACCTCGAGGGGCAGTTACAACCGCGGACGTATCAGTTTTCTGAAACAAAAACCGGTAAGGTCGAATTTCGAGCAAGTATTATCGATGCGGGGCCGGAAATCTCGCAGGATGATAATCTGGCCTCCGCCGAAGTACGCGTGATCCGACAGCGGTTGAATGTCCTGTTTATTGCAGGATCGACTTTTCCTGAAGTTCAGTTTCTGCGAAATACGTTTTTACGGGATCGCCAGATTAATCTTTCGACCTGGCTCATGGCGGCTGATAAAACCTATGAACATCCGGGCGATCTGCCAATTCGTCGTCTGCCGGTCACTCAGGAAGAGCTCAATGATTATGACTGTGTGATATTGTACGATCCTGATCCCAACGGCTGGCCTGTTAATTTCCCGGAGTTGCTTACGAATTTTGTGACCAAAGCAGGAGGTGGACTGGTCTATATTGCCGGTGAAATGCAGACCGCGAATATGTTCGATCATCAGTCTGATCCTACCCTGGACTGGTTAAACTTATTGCCCGTTATTCGAGAGCCGGGCCTCTTTCGCTCTCAGGTTCAGATTCGGTTGAGTGCTCGCTCTCCCTGGAAACTGGATGTGACTACTCAGGGAGTTCAGGATCCCATTTTTAACTTTGCCAGTGATCGTCAGGCAAATGAGCAGCTTCTGAAAAATTTACCCGGCATGTTCTGGCACTTTCCTGTGACCAAGGCGAAACCGGGGGCGACGGTGCTCGCAGTTCACGCGGATCCCCGCATGCGAAATGAATACGGTCAGGAGGTCCTGATCGCCTCGCAACGCGTGGGACCCGGCTGGTCAATTTTTATTGGTTTTGACAGCACCTATCGCTGGCGATATCTGAATGAGCAGTTGTTTGACGGATTCTGGGCACGAGTAGTGGATCGGGCCGGCAGGAGCAAACAACTGGGAGGAAATTACCCTTTCCGGCTTTCGACGCCAAAGGCACAGTACCAGCCCGGAGAACAGGCTAAGGTGATTGCCCGATTTCTGGATGAGAGCCAGATCGAGCCTGGTCTACAGCGTTTATACGGTGAAGTGGAGCGCGGTGATGAACAGCCGATTCCACTGACGTTGACTGAAGGCAATCAAAGAGGTGAATTCTCTACGAACTTTCCGGTACCGTCACCTGGGACGTATTTTGTCCGTGTCTGGATGGGAGATGAAGCAGCCGGGGCGAGTGTGAAAGCGGCTACCATGCCAATAAAAGTCGAATTTCCAAATCAGGAACTGCAAAATCCGACTCTGAACGAAGCGTACCTGGAGACCATGTCGAGTTCGACGGGAGGTCGGGTATATCAGTTGTCAGAAATGAACGACATTGTAGGTGCTTTCAAAATTAAAGAGGTCTCCCGTTTTCTGGAAGAACGACAGGAAATCTGGGATGCACCAATTTTCTATATTTTAATCTTTGGTTTACTGGTTACAGAATGGATTTTGCGAAAGTGGTGCCGTCTGATTTAAAAGATGGTATATCGCAACAGGAGTCAGCGGTAGATGTCCGAACTAAAGTCGCATAAATATGCAGAGCTGCAAAACACGATTTCCAGAAAACTGGATCGTGTAGGACGTGCGCTGCGCCGGCATATTCTGCTGGAAGCGGCGGCACGAATCGGTCTGGCTTTGCTGTTTCTGGCTGCGTTTTCACTCCTGTTTGACTGGTGGCTGGAATTGAGTCTGGTTACCCGTGTTGGATGCCTGTCGGCGGGATTTGCGATCATCGGTTACCTGGTGTGGCGGTATATCTACATTCCGTTCCAGGTCTCTCTTTCGCCAATTGAAGTGGCTAATTTGATCGACCGTGCGCGGCGGGTCAATGATCAGCAGGCTCTGGCGCCTCAGGTGGCAAGCCTGTTACAGTTGCCTGGTCATCAGTATGAAAAAGAGCAGTCTGATGAGATGATCGCACAGGCGGTTCAGGAAAATTATCAGCGTCTCAGCAATTATCCTTACGAGAAAACGATCAACCAGAAGCACACCCAGGCCTGTCTGCTGGGACTTTTCGCAGCTGTTCTGATCCCCGTCTGTTTTCTGATTGTTCTGCCAGCAACGGCACAATTATGGGGAGCACGCTGGTTACTCGGTTCCAGTCAGCCCTGGCCTCGTGATACCCGATTAATTGTCGTTGGTCTGCAAGAAGGACAGTGGGTGCTTCCACGGGGGGAAGCGGCGACCTTACAGATTCAGGTGGAAGATGCAGACAAGCCGACGGAGAGTGTCTGGCTCTCTCTGGAGGATGAAAATGGTGAGAGTGAAACAATTACCATGAATCGCTTTCAGGCAGGAGATTTTCGCTATGAACTGCCTCCTGTACAACTTCCAATTCAGGCACAGGCCTGGGGAGGTGATGGCCAGACAGAACCTTTTGAAATTGTTC
It encodes the following:
- a CDS encoding vWA domain-containing protein, which gives rise to MNLNRFLEKLFGIQSSTWAEGGQWSAQWVGLPSGDRMLFLILGVVVLVAGGWWLYQRDARQIPLLRRCLLYSIRIALVLLVIAMLLEPILVLSKEEKIPSHLLVLLDTSQSMSLKDAWQDEERAMEVARSLGMSSDVDALRRMNRLQLAQKMVTPSFLKDLSADGKRTVHLHGFNDKFNPEALSDSEEWHAGGNATAIASSLRQALLSYSGMPLSGVLLISDGQSTSGEPPEEVLQMLSDEGIPLVAVGMGTTDGPRNVAITELEVSPVVFVQDANQLTVHIESRGMQTQSATLLIEQRRNGGPWQEFIREDVVLNLEGQLQPRTYQFSETKTGKVEFRASIIDAGPEISQDDNLASAEVRVIRQRLNVLFIAGSTFPEVQFLRNTFLRDRQINLSTWLMAADKTYEHPGDLPIRRLPVTQEELNDYDCVILYDPDPNGWPVNFPELLTNFVTKAGGGLVYIAGEMQTANMFDHQSDPTLDWLNLLPVIREPGLFRSQVQIRLSARSPWKLDVTTQGVQDPIFNFASDRQANEQLLKNLPGMFWHFPVTKAKPGATVLAVHADPRMRNEYGQEVLIASQRVGPGWSIFIGFDSTYRWRYLNEQLFDGFWARVVDRAGRSKQLGGNYPFRLSTPKAQYQPGEQAKVIARFLDESQIEPGLQRLYGEVERGDEQPIPLTLTEGNQRGEFSTNFPVPSPGTYFVRVWMGDEAAGASVKAATMPIKVEFPNQELQNPTLNEAYLETMSSSTGGRVYQLSEMNDIVGAFKIKEVSRFLEERQEIWDAPIFYILIFGLLVTEWILRKWCRLI
- a CDS encoding BatA domain-containing protein, giving the protein MHFLAPLLLTGTVLATAPIIIHLLNRRRFIRVDWAPMEYLKLTLKTNRRRLRLEQWLLLAIRTLAVLALFLAVARPISSGTNLAGFLAVEGRASRVIILDDSLSMSYQTGEQSAFSRAQNAVRQVLNQLGPQDSVSVVLASQPEQPLVRMAHLTEKERDQLIARINEINSSQMASHWISTLEEIDRQLKEATFPIKEVIIVTDLWSAGWTSEVRDLCDRWSGEQVTLRFVDIGNEPTGNRVLRSLEQDSRIALVDQEVKLTAVIENYSTEPLKSGQALLDVDGNVTPVTLPEIPAEKTVNVPVSVRFDEPGQHVVTLSIPADSLMEDNVRSKLINVRQMVDVVLVDGEPGLNPFESETDFLALALSAGNSNWQVTQTESSTWKSQLLTAPDLIVLANVDQLSKERVAELEELVSLGTGLMIFAGDQCDLQLYNERLFKGGNGLLPAKINQIRDLQAQGLVIEPIADSPIELLKNLTPELLSRVRPHRFADVVLEQGDGQRQVNVLARWNDPQQSPAVLEKRFGEGRVLFWTISADKSWSDWPAEASFVLAMRVAAQEIAAEIQRGENLIAGEPIHLELETITAPQAGELVWLDRDLKPQEVRFGTEGESKTILSSDPIRYSGVVEATWQDTQSGGQTQKFAINANVEDSLQERLNEQELQQYLGRMPLKLIRYQGKEMDLSTAGTELWRYLAVVLLGCLISESMLAAWIGRRR